In Macaca mulatta isolate MMU2019108-1 chromosome 16, T2T-MMU8v2.0, whole genome shotgun sequence, the sequence GGGCTCCCAGTCTTCCTTCCAGTGGATTTGTTCAGAagctgtttttgcttttaaactgatttatttaaaataagccTAACTTTGAAGGCTGCCACAGTTCAGGCTGTGTGGGAGCCTGTGTTCTTCCAATGTATTCTTATCATCCCTACACCCTGGTGTtctaacttttgtttgttttccccaaaTTTTGCCAGCTTCTTGCCCCTGAGAGCTGGAGCTGTGCCCCCTGAACTGCCCGAGACCACAGCGGCTTCTCTGCAGGGCCCTGGAGGGACCTGCCATCTCCTGGGCCCCTTGTGCAACGAGACATTCTCCACCCCGGGTCTTTTGTCCCTCCCGGATGACCTGAGCGCAGCCCAACCCCAACGCTCCCTTTACCCCGCTCTCCTCCCCATCCAAGGGAAGGACAGAACTACAGTAGGGTTGCCTAAAACCCTGACAAGTGCAAGGCAAGAAGTAGGCGACCAACACTTTGATACCTCAGGTGAGGTCGGtcccctgcccagccctgggcAAACACTGAAGATTTTCTCACCGGGTGTGGCGAGGGCCTGGCCGGCCATGAACTGCGTGGGCCGTTGTTTAGTGCAGTTCCTCCTTGACCTCAGAAAGCCTGCGGTGGCATTCAGCTTTCTAGAAGGTGGGGATCCACTGCCAGCTCAGACAAACGGAGCTCAGAGGATCTGGCAGCTCCTCTGCCAGCGTCCTTGGCGCctccccagctcctccctggAGGAAGACACTGGCCACCGTGCCTACCCAAAGCCTGTCCCTGCCCTGTGGAAGCAGCACCTCCTTCCTGGTGAACAAAAAGGCTGGCAGCAGGCTCCACTCCAGGAGGGTTGCTGCAGTTCACGCGTGCCCTGCCCCTGCTGGGGTTCAGGGAGAGGAGGGCTGGGCAGCAGGTTACCCTTCAGTAACATGAAACCAAAGTCTGGGTTTTGAGTGAGAACCATCTGACCCCATGGCTTTCAAGGTAAGGCTCCTGGTGGGTACATCCCAGTGTGATCTTGAGAACCTTTGAAGGTGTAAAAAGGGCTGTGTTCTCAGAGGCTCTCAGAGCAGCAGCGGATACAGCCTAAAACATCCTGGACAGATTCCCCACGTCTCCCGCAGGCCTCTAGCAATCAGCTCTTACTCCTAGAAACCGCTCAGTGTGAAGTGACAGTAGGCTACACTCCTGGCTCATGGTAAGGGGGCCACAGGTCAGAGCAAGAGGGAGAAGTGCTCCCTCACCACGTCGCTGGCTTCTGGGTGTGTGCCTATGTTTCCCAGCCAGGCCCTGagccccactccccacccacacCTCCATAGAAACCTCAGGGTCCAGTTACCTTTCTCCACGGTGCCGTCGCCGTCGGACAGAATCACCCAGGGCACGGCTTTGCTGCCTTCGATCTGGTAGACGACCCCCGTCCGGTCATCCACGGAGTAGAgtttcccattgaagacaatcAGGTCGGAGAGCTCCATGCCTCTCCCCTTCTCCGCCAGGTGGGACTCCAGGACCCCATGGTCTTTGTCCCACTCCACGGCCACCTTGTCCCCACTGTCTGACAGGGTCAGGTAGCCCTTTTTCAGGTAACTGAACCAGGTGTTTTCCTCCTGGGCCCTTGACTCTGTGTCCAGGTCTGCGATAACTGCGATTCGGTAGCGAATCCCAGCCGGTGTCCTTTGCGGGGGAGACAGGGGGTAGGTGTCATTGTACCAGCTGGCGGGCACCTGGCTGAGCCTCCAGTTGTGTGCATTGTGGGTGGGGGGCCTGCCGGGGCCCGGGCGGTGAGAGCAGAGCAGCCAGAGGATGGCGGCACTCACAAAGGACGGCAGGATCACCCTCCAGCGGGGGCGGAAGCGGGGGTCCGCGGCCTTGGTCATGGACGCCAGCACAGGAAGGCCCCCCACACTTATCCGGAGGGAGTGCATAGACTCATTCCATTCCGAGTGCTCAGACGGCTGCACGGGCATCAGCGTGACAGTCAGGCGGGACCTGCAcagccagggagggaggagagaagtcAGCGCCCCCACAAGCACAGTCACGTCTCAGTTCCTGAAGCTGCAGGCGCTGGAGGCTGACTTTTCCGGAAGAAACAGTATTGCCCTACTTTGTGGCCATTCTTACTCCCTTATCTTTGCTTGCTTTCATTCGGCAAGACGTGAAGTCTTTCCAGAGCAAAATTATTCCACCTCCCCTGTCCCAGGTGGCAAGGTGGGAAGCTGAGTGAGAGAAGGAAGTTCCATGCAGGCTGGTGCTCTGTGGTCCCTCTAGAGAGAAGTGCAGGGGAGTCAGGCAGGAGGGGAAGGTTGACGGGTTGAGGTGGGATAGGATCACAGACAGGGTACATACAGGTCTGTATTTTACTCAAATGCCACCTCATCCAAGAAGCCCTCCCTGACTGCCCTGCCGACATCACCCTCCGTCCCTGGGTCCTTGGCCCTTGTCCCCACCTGACGTCAGAGTATTGTATACAGTTACTGGTCTGTTTGTTTCTGTCTCCACCTCTGTATCCTGGCTCCTAGAACACTACCTGGCCTGGAGCAGACAGATGTGCAGTAAAGTGAAGGAGTCTCCACTTCCTCTGGGTTAGGCTCCTGAAGCATTTGAATACAAAACAGATCCAGACCAAATAAAAACCCTCCTTCTTTTTTGTATCTGTTATTGTTTTAGGCAGTGTCTGTCCGCTGGTGCCTTTATATTAATGCAAATGACTGCAGGGACCAGAGTCTGAGCGGCTCGGGCTGCCTGGAGGCCAGTGTGTCTGTGCCTTGGCTCCAAAGAACTGCTGGGCTCAATGTGCAGCCAAGCCAGGCTGCAGGCCTCTCCCAGGTCCCCCGCCACCCCAGGCGTGGCTCTGTGGCAGAGTCCTGGGGTCAGGATGCTGGTGGCGGCCAGGAACTGCAGCCCCTCACTGCTGCCGCCAACCCCACTTCCTGGGCATACAGCATGATGGCTCAGTGCAGCCACAGGGCGCCAGGCCCGCATCTACGCCGCCTTGGTGAGAGCTGCTTGTCTCTGGACAGCCGCCAAGTACCACAATGGGGCGTGGGGAGATGGCTCCCGGTGCTCCGGTTCCATATCTCGGCCCTCCAACTATAACCCAGTGAATCCTGGCCTGAGAAGCTTCCCTGGCTGGGTCCTCCTTGAGAAAATAACAAAGCAGCAAACGTGTGCCTTTATGGGCAGACGCTGTCCTCCCTGCCAGGGTGCCTGGGAAGGGCTGGGGGACTCCAGTGGCTCTGTGCAATTCTGGGCCCTAAATAGGTGGACCATGAGGCCCTGGTGCACGGCAGCCAGCGACAGACACCCCCACCAGAGGCACCTCCTTCTCCACGCTGCAGGCTGCTTGGCTGAGAAGATGCAAAAACAGGGTGACAGTTCCACATGGAACTTTCAGACAGTCTTAGGTTTTAGCCCCAGGGTCAGGTTCAAGGAGTGAACAAGGCACATATGTGGGGCCTGCTGCTCAGAGTGAGCCTCCCAACAGCAGAGGGCGCCACCAGCAGTTCCTCCGGGCCAGCAGGGAAGACTCCATGCTCCCTTTAAGGAGCAGGCCTCTCAGGACCCCCTGAGGGGGTCACAGGGCTGGTCACAGGGCTGGTCACCGGGGCCTTCCTGGCAGCAAGGCTGAAGTTCCCAGTGCTGGACATCCTCCTCTGACCAcgcccaggccctgcccctccctgTTCCTTTTCTAGCCCCAAGGCTTCGAAACCCCGGCCAGGCCCAAGAGTCTCTGCTGAGCTCTGAATTACTCCGTCTTACCTCCTATGCAATTCCTACCtacattcctttcttctttttttttttgagacagggcctcgctctgtcgcccaggctggattgcagtggcgtgatcatgctcactgcagcctcaacccctgaggctcaagcgatcctcccacctcagcctcccaagtagctgggactacaggcatgtgccactatgcacagctaatcttttttttttttttttttttttccttttgagacagagttttcctcttgttgcctaggctggagtgcaatggtgcaatctcggctcactgcaacctctgcctcccaggttcaagcgattctcctgcctcagactccctagtagctgggattacaggcatgcaccaccacgcctggctaattttgcatttttagtagagatggggtttctccatgttggtcaggctggtctcaaactcccgacctcaagtgatccacctgccttggcctcccacagtgctgggattacaggtgtgagccactgcacctggtgcacagctaattttcaatttttttatagagatgaggccTCGTTATATtgtccaggccggtcttgaactgctgggctcaagtgatcctcctgtcttagcctcccagagtgctgggattacaggtgcgagcacTCACACTCCCACCTACCTGCATTTCTGACATGTGTCTTAGACATTTCAAGACTCGAGTCCCATGCAGCTCTTCCCTCAAGCCTACCTGCTCCTCATCTCCCCTCGGGAAGGGCAGTGGGGATGGGTGGCCACCATGTCCACAGTGGTCTGGTTCAAGCTCTCTCGGGACCCTGGGAGATGTGCTTTTCTGTGTGGATATTACACTTCGATAAAAACATAAGGCACTGCTGCCACGAAAAACCTGACTGGCCTCATCCTCCATTTTCCTTCCTCGGCACTGACTCCGTGGGCAGGTTCTGTCCTCTTCCATGGCCCTTCCTCACCATGCCATGCTGGCTGCCTCCCTCCACCCATCAGCTGCCTCTCCGCCCCTGACATTCCCCTACCCCCCCCATGAAGTTGCTATGCCAGCTGCCCCCCACCAACATCCCCTGACACTCCCTCTCGCCACCTGCCATGAAGTGGCATCCATCAGATGGCACACTCCCAGCTTCAGCGGCTTCCTCAGCTCCTGGGGTGAACCCACTCTGCTCTGCTCCCGCTCAGCCCTCACACTGCACCATCTCCTCTGCCTGCCGGCTGGCTACATGTACCTCCTTCTGTCCCCTGACCACACTGGCCCTGGCAGAGCCTGCAGTTCCCCCTGCCTGGAACAGTCGGGCCTGCTCTTCCCACCGGCGGCTCGGTCTCTCCTACAGGGCATCAGCTCCCTGGGAAGACTCGCCTACTCACCCTCCCTCCCATGCGGCTCCGGCTCTCCCACCGCCCCTGCCTGGCTAGGTGATTATTTCTGCTCCCAGGGCAGGAACCTGGCCACTGTCAGAGCCCCAGCACCTGAACGCACTGCCAGGCAGGAAGCAGATGATCTGCGCACACTGGCTGAAGGCAAAGAGATGCCAGGTGGGCCATTAGCCACTTCTTCAACAGCCCCTCTGCATTCTGCCGGGGCCCACCTCAGTCATACTGTGAACCTGTGGCCTGGATCAAGCTGATCAGCTGCCACATCTGAGCTGCAGGCTCAGGAAGACGCTGCCTGCCGGCATAGAACGACGGTGCCTGCCGACACAGAACGACGCTGCCTGCCGACACGGAACGACGGTATGTACCGGCATAGACTGCTGTCAGACATTGTGATGTGTCGTCGTCACCAGCCCCTGGAACCCCCATATTCTTCCCTGTTCAACTCCCCCAGCACTCCAGAGAGCCACTGTCCTCACCTTCGCCATTCCTGTCAAATCTCCGGCCCACTTCTCCCAGGAGACCACTCTGCGGCCACCTTCAGCAGCCGAGGCCCCTGGGTGGGGCCCACACGTGCCACTCAGGTCAGTTCCCCAGGCTGCCGGGCACCTGCTCTTCTGGTTCCTCCCTTCCATCCATAGGCCACCCAAGTCGCCCACCTTGTCACCATTTTACCTCCAGACCCTACACTCCCACAGACACTCAACTGCTACTGAATGGCAAATCTGCGAAAGAATGAACACCCTTCCCTGAGTCCCCGGCACCTCTGTCCCTTCCCACCCCTGCCCAGGCCCCCTCGCCCACCATGGTGCAAAAGCATCCACACCCacaccctctccttccctctcggCTAATCCTCAGAGGCAGCCGCCGGAAGCCTTCACCAGCGGCAAATCCAGTGAGCACATCCTGCGTGTCCCTCCTCAAGGAAGGGAGGTGCTctctgcggcctccccaggcagGTCTTCTCAGCCCCTAGTGCTGGCAGCCCAATGACCTCTCCCAGGGCCTGCCCTCCCTCTAACGTGAAGACCCCTATGCCTTTCTAGCCTGCCCCAGTCTCTCAGCCTCCTCATCTGATATCCACCGCACGCCAGGACCTCCTCAGGAACTCCCTGTCCTGGCTCCAGCGCTCCCAGCCCTCAGGAGCCATCCTGGGAAGCAATTCATCCTagccctccttcctccccagccccatGTGTCCCACCCAGCTCTAGACTCggctcccttctccccatccACACAGCCTTTGCTCCAGTTCCGTCTCATCCTGATGACTGAGTCTTGGTCTAATGATCTAGACCAAGCTTGCCCAACATGCGGCCcaatacaaattcataaactttcttaaaacatgatgagatgagatttttttgttaagctcatcagctatcagtggattttatgtgtggcccaagacaattcttcttccagtgtggcccagggaagccaaaagattggacaccccgaTCTAGACCATCTCGGCTCAGCCAAGGGACTGCTCTTGGCCTCAGTTTACTTCCCTGAGCCATGCTGACGGCCATGCCGGATGCTCAGGTTAGAGAACTTTGCACAGAGGCTGACCGCTACTGCTTCTCACTCACTCTACAAGTACCCTCTCGCCTGCTGGGAGGGTTGCAAACTACCACCTGTGGGCCAAATCCAGTCTCCCGCCTGCTGTGTAGATGCGGCCTGTGTGGCCTGGTGTGTAGATGCGGCCTGGTATGTAGAGGCAGCCTGCTGTGTAGATGCGGCCTGCTGTGTAGATGTGGCTGATTAAAGCCGGCTAGGACTCCTCCTTGGCATGCTGATTCTGGCTACACCGTTGAGTGGTCCCAACAgactgtggaggctgagaatATCGACTCCCTGTCCCTTGACAGATCCCTGGTCAAGACCATCTCAAATCACCCTCCACAAAACTGACAGAATGATTTTTCCAAAGCAAACCTGGATTCACACTCTAGTAGATCCCAGTGCCTTCCATAAAGGACAAACGCCTCAGCCTGCAGAGAAAGCCTCACTGGGTTTTTCCGGCTGTCCTCCCGGGAGCGGGACCTCCCAGGTCGCTGTGCAACCTGCACGCCTTCCCATTCCAGACTCCTGGCGTCTACACTGCGGCACATGCTCCCCACCCGGGAGGCTCATGTCCTCTGACCACATGGAACCAGAGGTGTCCTGAGTCCCTGCGTCTCTGCCCCTCTGGGGAACAGTGTGACAGAGGCAGGGCCTTTCCTCCAGGAGCTCAGCACAGTGCGGGAGACAGACTTTGAACAGTCCCATGTGGTCAGTGCTACCTCGAGGTCACGCTGATTCCCCAGAGCTAACAGAGGGGCAGCGATGCCAGGGACTCAGACGCCTTTGATTAAACAAGGGACTGACTGCTTCTAGTGACAAGAGAACTCTGTGTACCTTCCAGAAAATTCCTTTAACTTCAGCACCAGAACACCTTTCCTTGGGCTTCATCTCTCCTTTAGGACCCCAAGgaattacttttattttgcaCAAAAGTTTCAAATCAGATGCCTTTGCCACAGCCCATGCTGGTGTATGAGCTACCACTGACTGCCTGGGGTGCTGGGCTGTGGCGCCTGCTGCAGGCAAGAGTTTGCATGTTCTTTAAAAAGTGGGGttcttttttgggggtgggggatacgggagttcttttgtttgttgccagccagaaacaacagaaatgaacCAGACACAGGATGGACAAAGTCCTTTCCAGAAAGGGCCCATGTGAAGCTTCTCCCTACACCCCTCAAAGCTTTAAGCAGCTTAAATGCTGGCTTCATTGTGAAAAGTTTCACATCCTCAGTGCCTGCAGAGTAATGGTTTTAGATAATCAGCAACAAGAGGACTCAGGAACTACAGCAAAGTCACAGGTTCGGTGGCCAGCCAGCCTCTCCTGTTCAGTGGGGCTGCAATCAgttatctcccaggctcaggggcCTACAACAGGACCCCTGCTGCTGCCTGGAGAGCACTCACAGGAGTGACAGCCCTCTGGAAGGCTCTCAAGGCACCATGGAGGCATCTGTCCATCCCACAGGACACTCCCAGAATTAGGCAGCGGGGAGTTAGGGAGAGGGGAGTTAGGGAGAGGGGAGTTAGGCAGAGGGGAGTTAAGGAGCGGGGAGTTAGGGAGAGGGGAGTTAGGGAGAGGGGAGTTAGGCAGAGGGGAGTTAAGGAGCGGGGAGTTAGGGAGAGGGGAGTTAGGGAGAGGGGAGTTAGGGAGAGGGGAGTTAGGGAGAGGGGAGTTATGGAGAGGGGAGTTAGGCAGAGGGGAGTTAGGGAGAGGGGAGTTAGGGAGAGGGGAGTTATGGAGAGGGGAGTTAGGCAGAGGGGAGTTAGGGAGAGGGGAGTTAAGGAGCGGGGAGTTAGGGAGTAGAGAGTTATGGAGAGGGGAGTTAGGGAGTGGAGAGTTATGGAGAGGGGAGTTAGGGAGAGGGGAGTTAGGGAGAGGGGAATTAGGGAGAGGGCAATTAGGCACAGGGGAGTTAGAGAGTGGGGAGTTAGGGAGAGGGGAGTTATGGAAGGGGGAGTTAAGGAGAGGGGAGTTAGGGAGAGGGGAGTTAGGGAGAGGGGAGTTAGGGAGTGGGGAGTTAGGGAGAGGGGAGTTAAGGAGAGGGGAGTTAGAGAGTGGGGAGTTAGGGAGAGGGGAGTTAAGGAGAGGGGAGTTAGGGAGAGGGGAGTTAGGGAGAGGGGAGTTAGGGAGTGGGGAGTTAGGGAGAGGGGAGTTAGGGAGAGGGGAGTTAGGGAGTGGGGAGTTAGGGAGAGGGGAGTTAAGGAGAGGGGAGTTAGGGAGAGGGGAGTTAGGGAGAGGGGAGTTAGAGAGTGGGGAGTTAGGGAGAGGGGAGTTAAGGAGAGGGGAGTTAGGGAGTAGAGAGTTAGGGAGAGGGGAGTTAGGGAGAGGGGAGTTAGGGAGAGGGGAGTTAGGGAGTGGAGAGTTAGGGAGAGGGGAGTTAGGGAGAGGGCAATTAGGCACAGGGGAGTTAGAGAGTGGGGAGTTAGGGAGAGGGGAGTTAGGGAACAAGGAGTTAGGGAGCAGGGAGTTAGGGAGCGGGGAGTTACGAAGCAGGGAGTTAGGGAAACAGTGTGCTTTTCTCTGTGCACACCCAGGAGGCCTCTCCCTGCTGCTGCCCTTTCCCAGGAGAAGCCACAGGCTCCGGGGCCACCTACCTCCTGAGGCCATCCCCAGGCCTGCCGCTGCAC encodes:
- the LOC144336013 gene encoding uncharacterized protein LOC144336013, which encodes MYRHRLLSDIVMCRRHQPLEPPYSSLFNSPSTPESHCPHLRHSCQISGPLLPGDHSAATFSSRGPWVGPTRATQRQPPEAFTSGKSSEHILRVPPQGREVLSAASPGRSSQPLVLAAQ
- the CANT1 gene encoding soluble calcium-activated nucleotidase 1, which codes for MPVQPSEHSEWNESMHSLRISVGGLPVLASMTKAADPRFRPRWRVILPSFVSAAILWLLCSHRPGPGRPPTHNAHNWRLSQVPASWYNDTYPLSPPQRTPAGIRYRIAVIADLDTESRAQEENTWFSYLKKGYLTLSDSGDKVAVEWDKDHGVLESHLAEKGRGMELSDLIVFNGKLYSVDDRTGVVYQIEGSKAVPWVILSDGDGTVEKGFKAEWLAVKDEHLYVGGLGKEWTTTTGDVVNENPEWVKVVGYKGSVDHENWVSNYNALRAAAGIRPPGYLIHESACWSDTLQRWFFLPRRASQERYSEKDDERKGANLLLSSSPDFGDIAVSHVGAVVPTHGFSSFKFIPNTDDQIIVALKSEEDSGRVATYIMAFTLDGRFLLPETKIGSVKYEGIEFI